In the Clostridium beijerinckii genome, one interval contains:
- a CDS encoding GntP family permease: protein MAVLGIFLALGLLIFLAYKGFSVVVMAPVCALVAVLLSGMSILPSYTEIFLPNLANYLKVYFPFFLLGAIFGKAMEESGAAKAIAKAIVNKLGKERAVLAVVLSCAILTYGGISLFVVAFAVYPFAASVFKEADIPKRLLPVTIALGAFTFTMDAFPGTPQIQNSIPMKFYNTDLYAAPVVGIIATIIILCGGLAYIEWRKRTAQAKGEGYGTGHKNEPEFDENEALPSFGMSLLPLVSVLIVTLVLQKVVFPNWNIASWATQAPYNMAEGGITGTMNNWALIIGLLVGSILACLSNPKTMKVTIPKAINLGAIGSFLAILNTSSEVGFGNVIKSLPAFKSIANALIGINSNGSPLLSEAVAVNVLSGTTGSASGGMSIVLDMFGEKYMAWAAATGTSPELLHRVASMASGGMDTLPHNGAVITLLAITGLTHKQAYRDIFFITVLKTGTCFIMIFLQSFLHFV, encoded by the coding sequence ATGGCGGTTTTAGGAATTTTCTTAGCATTAGGACTACTAATTTTTTTAGCGTATAAGGGCTTCTCAGTTGTAGTTATGGCTCCAGTGTGTGCACTAGTAGCTGTTTTATTATCTGGAATGTCTATTTTACCAAGTTACACAGAAATATTCTTACCTAATTTAGCAAACTATCTAAAAGTTTATTTCCCATTCTTCTTATTGGGAGCTATATTCGGTAAAGCAATGGAGGAATCCGGCGCAGCAAAAGCTATTGCTAAAGCAATAGTAAACAAATTAGGTAAGGAGAGAGCAGTTTTAGCAGTTGTTTTATCTTGTGCAATTCTTACTTACGGTGGTATAAGTCTTTTCGTTGTTGCTTTTGCTGTATATCCATTTGCAGCTTCTGTTTTCAAAGAAGCAGATATACCAAAGAGACTTCTTCCAGTAACTATTGCATTAGGAGCGTTCACATTTACTATGGATGCTTTTCCGGGAACACCACAAATACAAAACTCAATACCAATGAAGTTTTATAACACAGACCTTTATGCGGCTCCAGTTGTTGGTATCATAGCAACAATTATCATTTTATGTGGAGGTTTGGCTTATATAGAGTGGCGTAAACGTACAGCTCAGGCAAAGGGAGAAGGATATGGTACAGGGCATAAAAACGAGCCTGAATTTGATGAAAATGAAGCTTTGCCAAGCTTTGGTATGTCACTATTACCGTTGGTATCTGTGCTTATAGTTACTTTGGTTCTTCAAAAAGTAGTTTTCCCAAATTGGAATATCGCATCTTGGGCAACTCAAGCACCATATAACATGGCTGAAGGCGGAATTACAGGAACAATGAATAACTGGGCACTTATTATCGGGCTTCTTGTTGGTAGTATACTTGCATGTTTATCAAATCCAAAAACTATGAAAGTTACTATACCTAAAGCTATCAACTTAGGTGCGATCGGTTCATTCTTAGCTATACTTAACACATCTTCAGAAGTTGGTTTTGGTAATGTTATCAAATCACTTCCAGCATTTAAATCTATAGCTAATGCTTTAATAGGAATTAATTCTAATGGTAGCCCGCTTCTTTCTGAAGCAGTTGCTGTAAATGTTCTTTCAGGGACAACTGGTTCAGCATCAGGCGGTATGAGTATAGTTCTTGACATGTTCGGTGAAAAATATATGGCATGGGCAGCAGCTACAGGTACAAGTCCTGAATTACTTCACCGTGTAGCTTCAATGGCTTCAGGCGGTATGGATACATTACCTCACAATGGAGCTGTTATTACACTTTTAGCAATTACAGGGTTAACTCATAAGCAAGCATACAGAGACATTTTCTTTATAACTGTATTAAAAACAGGGACATGTTTCATAATGATATTCCTTCAAAGTTTCTTACACTTTGTATAA
- a CDS encoding AraC family transcriptional regulator: MKGRLRNGFDKKMNEALNYIEENLDGEIDFKKVARLAFCSEYHFQRMFSFLAGVSMSEYIRRRRFTLAAFELNNSNIRIIDLAVKYGYQSADSFTRAFQNLHGITPSEARYNGKSLKSYPRMTFRLSIEGGNEMNYRIEEKEAFNIIGIKKRVPIIFNGVNPEIAKMWQSLTVENINELKELSNTEPRGLISASLNFSEGRMEEKGELDHYIGAATTKECPDNLSKLEVPASTWAVFEAVGPFPDTLQNIWGRIYYEWFPSSNYEQKQGPEILWNENKDVTSLTFKSEIWIPVIKKC; encoded by the coding sequence ATGAAAGGAAGGTTACGAAATGGATTCGATAAAAAAATGAATGAAGCATTAAATTATATTGAAGAAAATCTTGATGGTGAAATTGATTTTAAAAAAGTAGCAAGGTTAGCATTTTGTTCAGAATATCATTTTCAAAGAATGTTTTCTTTTCTTGCAGGAGTTTCAATGTCTGAGTACATTCGTAGGAGACGTTTTACCTTAGCAGCTTTTGAACTTAATAATAGCAATATAAGAATAATTGACTTGGCCGTTAAGTATGGATACCAGTCAGCAGATTCATTTACAAGAGCATTTCAAAATTTGCACGGGATAACGCCATCGGAAGCTCGATATAATGGAAAATCATTAAAATCATATCCAAGAATGACTTTTCGTTTATCAATTGAAGGAGGAAATGAAATGAACTATAGAATTGAAGAGAAAGAAGCATTTAATATAATTGGTATTAAGAAAAGAGTACCTATAATTTTTAATGGAGTAAATCCTGAAATTGCTAAGATGTGGCAAAGCTTAACTGTTGAAAATATCAATGAATTGAAAGAATTATCTAATACAGAACCAAGGGGACTAATAAGTGCATCTTTAAATTTTTCAGAAGGACGAATGGAAGAAAAAGGAGAGCTTGACCATTATATAGGTGCAGCGACTACCAAAGAGTGTCCAGATAACTTATCAAAACTTGAAGTTCCTGCTTCAACATGGGCAGTATTTGAAGCTGTAGGACCATTTCCAGATACATTGCAAAATATTTGGGGACGCATCTATTATGAATGGTTTCCATCTTCAAACTACGAACAAAAACAAGGGCCAGAGATCTTATGGAATGAGAATAAAGATGTAACTTCACTAACTTTTAAAAGCGAAATATGGATACCGGTTATAAAAAAGTGCTAG
- a CDS encoding class I SAM-dependent methyltransferase — translation MKIAVTTTRDADESLNYKAKGVSKDLNISYIKRGDFSIKETILKDGFDYLLVVERDKIVIKGEDSALFWHPNMSELKVKSIRQGNKEAIIEATKLEEGNSILDCTLGLAGDSLVFSAVVGEKGYVVGTEINKYIAYLSKCGLENYNNINGKTIENIKVVNESYEDYILKQKDNSFDVVYFDPMFKEPNRKSTSINSFRDFADHKGLTKNILMEALRVCSKRVVIKERQGSNDFEKLGIEKYYGGKKSGSIIYGVIEKNI, via the coding sequence ATGAAGATTGCAGTTACTACTACAAGAGATGCAGATGAGAGCTTAAATTATAAAGCAAAAGGTGTATCTAAAGATTTAAACATATCATATATAAAAAGAGGTGATTTTAGTATCAAAGAAACAATTTTGAAAGATGGTTTTGACTATTTATTAGTAGTTGAAAGAGATAAGATTGTTATAAAGGGAGAAGATAGTGCACTGTTTTGGCATCCTAATATGTCAGAACTTAAGGTTAAATCAATAAGACAAGGAAATAAGGAAGCTATAATAGAGGCAACAAAATTAGAAGAAGGAAATAGTATATTGGATTGTACATTAGGTCTTGCAGGTGATTCTCTTGTCTTTTCAGCAGTTGTTGGAGAAAAGGGATATGTAGTAGGGACGGAAATTAATAAGTATATAGCCTATTTAAGTAAATGCGGATTAGAAAACTATAATAATATTAATGGTAAAACTATAGAGAATATAAAGGTTGTTAATGAATCATATGAAGATTATATTTTAAAGCAAAAAGATAATAGTTTTGATGTAGTATATTTTGATCCTATGTTTAAAGAACCAAATAGAAAGTCAACATCAATAAATTCCTTTAGGGATTTTGCAGATCACAAAGGGTTAACAAAAAATATTTTAATGGAAGCACTTAGAGTATGTTCAAAAAGAGTTGTTATTAAAGAAAGACAAGGCTCTAATGATTTTGAAAAGCTAGGAATAGAAAAATATTATGGTGGCAAAAAAAGCGGTTCAATTATTTATGGAGTAATTGAAAAAAATATATAA
- a CDS encoding YwbE family protein, producing MNGTKRSNIKIGSTVLVVQKQDQRTGKLTEGIVKKILTNSPEHYRGIKVMLESGIVGRVKEIK from the coding sequence ATGAACGGAACAAAGAGAAGTAATATTAAAATAGGATCAACGGTTTTAGTTGTTCAAAAGCAGGATCAACGTACAGGAAAATTGACAGAAGGAATAGTTAAGAAGATACTTACTAATTCACCAGAGCATTATCGTGGCATAAAAGTGATGCTTGAGAGCGGTATTGTGGGCAGGGTGAAAGAGATAAAGTAA
- a CDS encoding IS256 family transposase — MSLSRDELVKLILNNSDIKTAEDIQNTLKDLFGGLLQQMLESEMESHLGYAKHDYENKNTSNSRNGKSTKTMKSNLGLFDLDVPRDREGSFEPVIVKKHQTDVSHLESAVIGMYAKGMTTRDIATQINDIYGMDASPTLISNITDKVIPMLKEWQSRPLESIYPIIFMDAIHFKVRKDNTIVSKAAYAVIGVNLEGKKDVLGIWIGASESSKYWLLVLNELKNRGINDILIACVDGLNGFKEAIKAVFPNTEIQRCIIHQIRNSSKYLSYKDLKAFNADLKLVYKAPTEDVALAELDNLEEKWGDKYLIAIKSWRNNWDELSTFFKYPPEIRKIIYTTNAMESYNRQLRKVTKSKSIFPNDESLLKILYLATIDITKKWTQGIKGWAQILAQLSIFFEGRLDEVLF; from the coding sequence ATGTCTTTATCTAGAGATGAATTAGTAAAATTAATTTTGAATAACTCTGATATAAAAACGGCTGAAGATATACAAAATACATTAAAGGATTTATTTGGAGGGTTGCTTCAGCAGATGCTGGAATCGGAGATGGAAAGTCACTTAGGATATGCTAAACATGATTATGAAAATAAAAACACTTCAAATAGTAGAAATGGAAAAAGTACAAAGACTATGAAATCAAATTTAGGACTATTTGATTTAGATGTTCCAAGAGACCGCGAAGGCTCATTTGAGCCGGTGATAGTGAAAAAACATCAAACTGATGTATCACACCTAGAAAGTGCTGTAATTGGAATGTATGCAAAAGGAATGACCACAAGAGATATAGCAACTCAAATTAATGATATTTATGGAATGGATGCATCACCAACTCTTATTTCTAATATAACAGATAAAGTTATTCCAATGCTTAAAGAGTGGCAAAGCAGGCCATTAGAATCAATTTATCCAATAATATTTATGGATGCAATCCATTTTAAAGTAAGAAAAGATAATACTATTGTGTCGAAAGCAGCGTATGCTGTTATCGGAGTTAACCTTGAAGGTAAGAAAGATGTATTGGGTATTTGGATCGGTGCTTCTGAATCATCAAAATACTGGTTATTAGTTTTAAATGAACTTAAAAACCGTGGTATAAATGATATTCTAATAGCATGTGTTGATGGTCTCAACGGTTTTAAAGAAGCTATTAAAGCAGTATTTCCTAATACTGAAATACAAAGATGTATTATTCATCAAATAAGAAATTCTAGTAAATATTTATCTTATAAGGATTTAAAAGCCTTTAATGCTGATTTGAAGTTAGTATATAAAGCACCTACAGAAGACGTCGCGTTAGCAGAATTAGATAATCTAGAAGAAAAATGGGGAGACAAATATCTAATAGCAATAAAAAGTTGGAGAAACAATTGGGATGAACTCTCAACATTTTTCAAATACCCACCTGAAATAAGAAAAATAATATATACAACAAATGCAATGGAGAGTTATAACCGCCAACTTAGGAAAGTTACTAAAAGTAAATCAATTTTCCCTAACGATGAGTCATTGCTAAAGATACTTTATCTTGCAACTATTGATATAACAAAGAAATGGACGCAAGGAATTAAGGGGTGGGCTCAAATTTTAGCTCAATTATCAATCTTCTTCGAAGGTCGTTTAGACGAAGTTTTGTTTTAA
- a CDS encoding TetR/AcrR family transcriptional regulator: MSLVTKKGFDSITVKDITTAATINRATFYAHFTDKYALLDTVIVEKFSEIFSHKLLGEMRLNENTIRSLILCVCEYFEMVKSICKCGFASILPLIGDKISCELYSIIYEMLVKDHELAENEQIRAQLVATMMSTSIYNVTYKWEVQNRPLPQEVLISEIIGFVFTGMDTLKK; this comes from the coding sequence ATTTCACTAGTTACTAAAAAAGGCTTTGACTCCATTACAGTTAAGGATATTACTACCGCAGCCACCATAAACCGTGCAACCTTCTATGCACATTTTACAGATAAATATGCACTACTTGACACCGTCATAGTAGAGAAATTCTCTGAGATCTTTTCCCATAAACTACTAGGCGAGATGCGCCTAAATGAGAATACTATACGTAGCCTCATTCTTTGCGTTTGTGAGTACTTTGAAATGGTAAAAAGCATCTGCAAGTGCGGTTTTGCCTCTATTTTACCTTTAATAGGAGACAAAATATCTTGTGAGCTATATTCCATAATCTATGAGATGCTAGTAAAAGACCATGAATTAGCTGAAAATGAACAAATACGAGCCCAATTAGTTGCAACAATGATGAGCACTTCCATTTATAATGTAACTTACAAATGGGAAGTTCAGAATAGACCACTCCCTCAAGAAGTTCTAATTTCTGAGATTATTGGGTTTGTTTTTACCGGTATGGATACTTTAAAAAAATGA
- a CDS encoding nitroreductase family protein, which translates to MNLDNPIFKKSIIEVIKARTSMRSYNGVPLDKTIGDSIIDIINQVKAPFGINIRVKLINSKDSDLKLGTYGIIKGTSTFIVSSISKSDNALVDLGYSLERAVLYATDLNLGTCWLGGTFNKGQFAEVMELKDNEILPIVIPVGYPSESRRGMDTFVRFMAGSKNRKAWSKLFFDVDFNTPLKELESLEYFIPLQMVRLAPSAANKQPWRIIKSSNSYDFYLEQSKDSKSDSYNDMHKVDIGIAMCHFELTSAELGLEGHWEKLKLSSQDNKKYIISWVRK; encoded by the coding sequence ATGAATTTAGATAATCCGATTTTCAAGAAGTCAATTATAGAAGTTATAAAAGCAAGAACATCGATGAGGTCATATAATGGAGTGCCTTTGGATAAAACAATAGGCGATAGCATAATAGATATTATAAATCAGGTTAAAGCACCTTTTGGCATAAATATACGAGTTAAGCTGATAAACTCTAAAGATTCAGATTTAAAGCTTGGAACCTATGGTATTATAAAAGGAACTTCTACCTTCATAGTTTCATCAATTTCAAAATCAGATAATGCATTAGTTGATTTAGGATATTCATTGGAAAGAGCAGTGCTGTATGCAACTGATTTAAATTTGGGTACATGTTGGCTAGGGGGTACCTTTAATAAAGGTCAATTTGCAGAGGTTATGGAGCTTAAAGATAATGAAATCCTTCCAATAGTTATACCTGTAGGGTATCCTAGTGAATCAAGAAGAGGCATGGATACTTTCGTTAGGTTTATGGCAGGTTCTAAAAATAGAAAAGCCTGGTCTAAACTATTCTTTGATGTAGATTTCAATACACCTTTAAAGGAGCTGGAAAGCTTAGAGTATTTTATTCCCCTTCAAATGGTAAGGCTTGCACCTTCAGCAGCAAACAAGCAACCTTGGAGAATAATTAAAAGTTCTAATTCATACGATTTCTATTTAGAACAAAGTAAAGACTCAAAAAGTGATAGTTATAATGATATGCACAAAGTAGATATTGGCATAGCTATGTGCCATTTTGAGTTAACTTCAGCAGAATTAGGGTTAGAGGGACATTGGGAGAAACTTAAGCTTTCTTCTCAGGATAATAAAAAATATATTATTTCTTGGGTTAGAAAATAG
- a CDS encoding response regulator transcription factor gives MKILLVEDDKIIASGLEYSLKQEGFDTMVCYDISSAKGVIEDNKFNLCLFDLSLPDGSGYELCKIVREKDDTPVIFLTACDDEVNVVMGLDIGADDYITKPFRIRELISRIRSVIRRYGKDSSSKAILELNNVRINTLDAKVYKNDAEITLTALEYRLLLIFANNPGQVLSRNQILEGIWDVAGDFVNDNTLTVYIKRIREKLEDDPQKPTIIKTVRGLGYKVGD, from the coding sequence TTGAAGATTTTACTAGTTGAAGACGATAAAATTATTGCATCTGGACTAGAATATTCCTTGAAGCAGGAGGGGTTTGATACAATGGTTTGTTATGATATTTCCTCAGCTAAGGGTGTTATAGAAGATAATAAATTTAATCTATGCTTATTTGACTTATCCCTGCCTGATGGAAGTGGATATGAACTATGTAAGATAGTTAGAGAAAAAGATGATACACCTGTCATATTTTTAACTGCTTGCGATGATGAAGTTAATGTAGTAATGGGACTTGATATTGGTGCAGATGATTATATAACAAAGCCTTTTCGTATCAGAGAACTTATTTCTCGCATAAGGTCTGTAATACGCAGATATGGTAAGGACAGCAGTTCAAAAGCAATATTAGAATTAAATAATGTTCGTATTAATACTCTTGATGCAAAGGTATATAAAAATGATGCAGAAATTACCTTAACAGCGCTTGAGTATCGTCTATTGCTAATCTTTGCAAATAATCCGGGGCAGGTTTTATCAAGGAATCAAATCTTAGAGGGAATATGGGATGTAGCAGGAGATTTCGTAAATGATAATACGCTAACGGTTTACATAAAAAGGATAAGAGAAAAGCTGGAAGATGATCCACAAAAGCCTACAATTATAAAGACAGTCAGGGGTTTGGGATATAAGGTTGGTGATTAA
- a CDS encoding sensor histidine kinase, which yields MIRNREVRVYFIIAFIVSTIAVACIFFLNFLAGIISFIAFVILFVSSFWFIKREYGELEKLSGYLRRICNGEYSLDIRDNEEGELSILKNEIYKVTLMLSKQGELLKKEKMQLADAISDISHQLKTPLTSMRVMSDLLSNNDLEAEKRIEFTNNIEMQLDRMQWLLTSLLKLSKIDAGTVSFKKDRVAVSELIRKSTEPLLIPIEIKNQTLVIEGGSNVSFIGDLYWTTEALINIIKNCIEHTGEDGRISIFFDENPLFTEIKILDNGSGIEKEDLPYIFKRFYKGKNAGEDSVGIGLAMAKTIVISQNGDINVSSRKNEGTCFIIKFYKITV from the coding sequence ATGATAAGAAATAGAGAGGTTAGAGTGTACTTTATTATTGCTTTTATAGTATCTACTATAGCAGTAGCCTGTATTTTTTTCTTGAATTTTCTAGCAGGAATAATTTCTTTTATAGCTTTTGTTATCTTGTTTGTTAGTAGTTTTTGGTTTATTAAAAGAGAATATGGAGAGCTTGAGAAACTCTCTGGTTATTTGAGGCGTATTTGCAATGGAGAGTATTCACTGGATATTAGAGATAACGAAGAGGGAGAACTAAGCATTCTTAAAAATGAGATTTATAAGGTGACTCTTATGCTTTCAAAGCAAGGGGAACTTCTTAAAAAAGAGAAAATGCAGCTTGCTGATGCCATATCGGATATATCCCATCAGCTGAAGACACCGCTTACATCTATGAGGGTTATGTCAGACTTATTAAGCAATAATGACCTAGAGGCGGAAAAAAGAATTGAATTTACTAATAATATTGAAATGCAGCTTGATCGTATGCAGTGGCTGTTAACTTCTTTACTAAAGCTATCTAAAATAGATGCTGGAACGGTGAGCTTTAAAAAGGATAGAGTAGCTGTATCAGAACTAATTAGAAAATCAACTGAGCCTCTTTTGATTCCTATAGAAATTAAGAATCAAACACTAGTGATAGAAGGCGGTAGTAATGTAAGCTTTATTGGAGATTTATACTGGACTACAGAGGCTTTAATCAACATAATAAAAAATTGCATAGAGCATACTGGAGAAGATGGAAGAATATCTATCTTCTTTGATGAAAATCCTTTGTTTACAGAAATAAAGATTTTAGATAACGGAAGTGGAATAGAAAAAGAAGATTTACCATATATTTTCAAGCGATTTTATAAGGGCAAAAATGCAGGTGAAGATAGCGTGGGAATAGGTCTTGCTATGGCTAAAACCATTGTTATAAGTCAAAATGGAGATATAAATGTAAGCAGCAGGAAAAATGAGGGGACATGTTTTATTATAAAATTTTATAAGATAACGGTATAA
- a CDS encoding ABC transporter ATP-binding protein, protein MEILRIEHLSKVYGSGDTAVKALNDVSFSVEKGEFVAIIGPSGSGKSTLLHMLGGVDRPTSGKVLVDNTDIYNLDETQLAIFRRRQIGLIYQFYNLIPVLNVEENITLPLLLDGHKVDKKQFDEIIKILNLEKRLNHLPNQLSGGQQQRVSIGRALISNPAIMLADEPTGNLDSKNSSEIVDLLKMFNKTFNQTLIIITHDERIALQADRIIAIEDGEIKKDEVVRS, encoded by the coding sequence ATGGAAATACTAAGAATAGAACACTTATCTAAGGTATATGGCAGTGGGGATACTGCGGTAAAGGCACTTAATGATGTATCCTTTTCAGTAGAAAAAGGAGAATTTGTCGCAATTATTGGACCATCAGGTTCAGGAAAATCAACTTTGCTTCATATGCTTGGAGGCGTAGATAGACCGACTAGTGGTAAGGTTTTAGTAGATAATACTGATATTTATAATTTAGATGAAACACAGCTGGCTATCTTTAGGCGCAGACAAATCGGACTTATATATCAATTTTATAATCTTATTCCAGTACTCAATGTAGAAGAAAATATTACTCTCCCACTACTGCTTGATGGACACAAAGTAGATAAGAAGCAGTTTGATGAGATAATAAAAATACTTAACTTAGAGAAAAGGCTCAATCATTTGCCTAACCAACTTTCTGGTGGACAACAACAAAGAGTGTCTATAGGAAGAGCTCTTATAAGTAATCCAGCTATAATGCTTGCTGATGAGCCAACTGGAAATCTAGATAGTAAGAATAGTAGTGAAATAGTTGATTTATTAAAAATGTTTAACAAAACTTTTAACCAAACCCTTATAATAATTACTCATGATGAGCGTATTGCATTACAAGCTGACAGAATCATAGCAATAGAAGATGGTGAAATTAAAAAGGATGAGGTGGTTCGCTCGTGA